The window CGTGATTCATGCGAACCGGGTAGAAAATATGACCCGCGATCTGCATCTTTCCTGATGGATGCATGGGAAATCCCGGCTGAGTCTTGCAGCTACAGCGAGGAAATTAAAAAAAGCCGTTTTATCACTCTGTTGGCGCATACGGACGGAGTAGAAGCGGCCCGGGCTTTCGTCCAGCAGATCAAGCAGGAGCATCCCGGCGCCCGGCATCACTGCTGGGCATGGGTGGCCGGTGCGCCGGATGATTCGCAGAAGCTGGGATTTTCCGATGATGGCGAACCCTCTGGCACCGCCGGAAAGCCGATGCTGGCTCAGCTGATGGGTAACAATATTGGTGAGATTACCGCCGTCGTAGTGCGCTATTATGGCGGCATCCAGCTGGGAACGGGGGGACTGGTCAAGGCGTACGGCGGTGGGGTACAGCAGGCGTTGCGGCTGTTAACTCGCAAGATTAAAGTCCCCATGCTGAATTTCCTGCTGGTCTGCGACTATGCGCAGCTGGGGGATATTGAACGTCTGATTGCTCGCTTTGATGGTCAGCTGCTGAATAGCGAGTTTCTGCAAAACATTACGCTTACTCTGGCGTTACCTCATGCTCAGGTTGCTGGTTTTTCACAGAATCTGTCGGACTTCAGCCGGGGCCTGCTGCAGCTGACCCCGCTTAAATAACATGTATGTAAGGAAAGGAACGGCAGAATGCATTTTCGTGCCATTACCCGCATAGTGGGTGTACTGGTCATTTTGTTCTCAGGCACGATGATTGTGCCCGGGCTGGTGGCTTTAATTTACCGTGACGGGGCCGGGCGTGCATTTACCCAGACGTTCTTTATGGCTCTGATGATCGGTACCCTGCTGTGGTGGCCAAACCGCCGGCAAAAAAGTGAGCTTAAACCGCGAGAAGGATTTCTGATCGTGGTGCTGTTCTGGACTGTGCTGGGCAGTGTGGGGGCCATGCCCTTTATTTTTGCCGAGCGGCCCAACCTTTCAGTAACCGATGCTTTCTTTGAATCCTTCTCCGGACTGACAACAACGGGCGCAACGACGCTGGTGGGTCTGGACTCATTGCCCAAGGCCATCCTGTTTTATCGACAGATGCTGCAGTGGCTCGGCGGTATGGGGATCATTGTCCTGGCCGTGGCCATTTTGCCTATTCTTGGCGTCGGTGGAATGCAGCTGTATCGCGCAGAGATGCCCGGCCCACTAAAAGATAACAAAATGCGCCCGCGTATTGCGGAGACGGCGAAAACGCTGTGGCTGATCTACGTGCTGCTTACCGTTGCCTGTGCCGTCTCGTTATGGGTTGCCGGCATGCCGCTGTTTGATGCGATAGGCCACAGCTTTGCCACTATCGCAATTGGCGGATTTTCTACCCACGATGCCAGCGTTGGCTATTTTAACAGCCCTACGATTAACACGATTATTGCCATCTTCCTGCTGATCTCAGGCTGTAACTACGGTCTGCATTTCTCGCTACTGAGCGGACGCAGTCTGCGGGTCTACTGGCGCGATCCTGAGTTTCGCATGTTTATTGGCGTGCAGTTAACGCTCGTCATTATTTGCACGATCGTTCTGTGGTTCCATGGTGTTTATAAAAGCGGCATGCAGACGTTGAATCAGGCATTCTTCCAGGTCGTCTCGATGGCAACAACCGCCGGCTTTACGACAGACAGTATTGCCCACTGGCCGCTATTCCTGCCCGTACTGCTACTGTGCTCTGCGTTTATTGGCGGCTGTGCCGGTTCAACAGGGGGGGGATTGAAGGTGATCCGTATCCTGCTGCTGTTTAAACAGGGGTCACGTGAACTGAAGCGGTTGGTGCATCCGAATGCGGTCTATACCATTAAACTGGGTAACCGTGCGCTGCCGGAGCGTATCCTGGAAGCCGTCTGGGGATTTTTCTCAGCCTACGCGCTGGTATTTATCCTCAGTATGCTGGCGATCATCGCAACCGGGGTTGATGACTTCTCTGCCTTTGCTGCGGTCACCGCCACGTTGAATAACCTTGGCCCGGGGCTGGGGGTTGTGGCTGATAATTTCACTTCCATGAATGATACCGCCAAGTGGATCCTGATTTTGACGATGCTGTTTGGGCGTCTTGAAGTCTTTACGTTATTAGTTCTTTTTACGCCGACCTTCTGGCGTGAGTAAGTG is drawn from Erwinia sp. SLM-02 and contains these coding sequences:
- a CDS encoding IMPACT family protein; protein product: MDAWEIPAESCSYSEEIKKSRFITLLAHTDGVEAARAFVQQIKQEHPGARHHCWAWVAGAPDDSQKLGFSDDGEPSGTAGKPMLAQLMGNNIGEITAVVVRYYGGIQLGTGGLVKAYGGGVQQALRLLTRKIKVPMLNFLLVCDYAQLGDIERLIARFDGQLLNSEFLQNITLTLALPHAQVAGFSQNLSDFSRGLLQLTPLK
- the trkH gene encoding Trk system potassium transporter TrkH; the protein is MHFRAITRIVGVLVILFSGTMIVPGLVALIYRDGAGRAFTQTFFMALMIGTLLWWPNRRQKSELKPREGFLIVVLFWTVLGSVGAMPFIFAERPNLSVTDAFFESFSGLTTTGATTLVGLDSLPKAILFYRQMLQWLGGMGIIVLAVAILPILGVGGMQLYRAEMPGPLKDNKMRPRIAETAKTLWLIYVLLTVACAVSLWVAGMPLFDAIGHSFATIAIGGFSTHDASVGYFNSPTINTIIAIFLLISGCNYGLHFSLLSGRSLRVYWRDPEFRMFIGVQLTLVIICTIVLWFHGVYKSGMQTLNQAFFQVVSMATTAGFTTDSIAHWPLFLPVLLLCSAFIGGCAGSTGGGLKVIRILLLFKQGSRELKRLVHPNAVYTIKLGNRALPERILEAVWGFFSAYALVFILSMLAIIATGVDDFSAFAAVTATLNNLGPGLGVVADNFTSMNDTAKWILILTMLFGRLEVFTLLVLFTPTFWRE